One Pyrus communis chromosome 13, drPyrComm1.1, whole genome shotgun sequence genomic window carries:
- the LOC137712365 gene encoding uncharacterized protein, with translation MGERDEEQGYISSMEVQLKAMKQLCVTSQVGALLYVQVVETNPGMNPDLSCTDASGKAAEYGVLKEGYNFDSSTGLSRMLLSSPRCLVFEELGKKISFEIAVGLNGRVGSMLVHRLSSIIIVVSNAIMNSESPTGVKQRIMVDKLIQNLKLSS, from the exons ATGGGCGAGAGAGACGAGGAACAGGGTTACATCTCTTCAATGGAAGTTCAGTTGAAAGCTATGAAACAATTATGCG TTACTTCACAGGTGGGTGCATTGCTGTATGTTCAGGTTGTGGAGACAAACCCTGGCATGAATCCTGACTTGTCATGCACTGATG CCAGCGGAAAAGCAGCAGAGTATGGCGTCCTTAAAGAGGGCTACAATTTTGACAGTTCGACTGGCCTTTCAAGAAT GTTGCTGAGTTCGCCAAGATGTCTAGTTTTTGAGGAACTTGGGAAGAAGATTTCCTTTGAAATAGCAGTTGGTTTGAACGGTCGTGTTGG gTCAATGCTGGTTCACCGTCTTTCATCAATCATCATCGTCGTTTCTAATGCAATTATGAACTCGGAATCTCCGACTGGAGTGAAGCAGAGAATTATGGTGGATAAACTTATTCAGAATTTGAAGTTATCAAGTTAA